In the Methylomonas rhizoryzae genome, one interval contains:
- a CDS encoding intermembrane phospholipid transport protein YdbH family protein, whose product MRFKIGLALCCLLTVSAGWLVWQQRDWLGEQALRRLMAQSLFANPAVSGLSLTMDHAALAHLQFELETGKGLLAAELSEANLNYDWQTLQPDTGVIEKAKLTFHYRADSDTDTTPAEDSAAALRLPLRSLSIKQLDLTVIAPWGESRFIGQAEFNTAEQQTVQVLLNDSEYALSIGQDFGAGMLSLQLRKADGSAIAAGNYGRNPPDNSPLIGLQANVELLRGWLTQCAWLPNQIRQPLAALIWPALDKIQAQLHLHGNSPEDHKRFKGYLQLTEHNDYLAGAELELAADELAVDAHLALSAAQARRLAAPWLPAATSAWQVNAGEIMGAVRMHWQAGKPMTHAVFLKGYDLGLAIGSTHISKGFVQLDAAESTLPSYIVSLTVPSWQLNENTEFRDIQLNAAYQNGRLAIDQASLPMFGGKLQLEPAELELTGGPIRLILVVNNVDLQQLLQAMNYPNLSGTGMLNGKLPLSVESDTVELKDGTLTGIVPGVLRYTGPGDDGNLAFSALRNLQYHALQAGVDYRPDGSYSLGLRLEGKNPSVLSGHPLAFNLKLHGQLPELLQKGVLAGDFERPILEQVKNAKP is encoded by the coding sequence ATGCGCTTCAAAATCGGTTTGGCCTTGTGTTGTTTGCTGACAGTATCGGCCGGATGGTTAGTCTGGCAACAACGGGATTGGCTGGGCGAACAGGCGTTACGGCGTTTAATGGCACAAAGCTTATTTGCCAATCCCGCCGTTTCCGGATTGAGCTTGACTATGGATCACGCCGCATTGGCGCATCTGCAATTCGAATTAGAGACCGGGAAAGGCTTATTGGCGGCGGAACTGAGCGAGGCGAATCTGAATTACGACTGGCAAACCTTGCAGCCGGATACCGGCGTTATCGAAAAAGCCAAGTTGACGTTTCACTATCGAGCCGACAGCGATACCGATACCACCCCGGCCGAGGATTCCGCGGCGGCGCTACGCTTGCCGCTACGCAGCCTCTCTATCAAGCAACTGGATCTGACGGTAATCGCGCCCTGGGGAGAGTCCCGATTTATAGGTCAGGCGGAATTTAATACTGCCGAACAACAAACTGTACAGGTTTTACTCAACGACTCCGAATATGCCTTGAGCATAGGGCAGGATTTCGGCGCCGGCATGCTTTCGCTGCAACTGCGCAAAGCGGACGGCAGTGCGATAGCGGCCGGCAACTATGGCCGAAATCCGCCCGATAACAGTCCGCTCATCGGCTTGCAAGCGAACGTGGAGTTGCTGCGCGGCTGGCTAACGCAATGCGCATGGCTGCCGAACCAAATCAGGCAGCCACTCGCCGCGCTCATCTGGCCGGCTTTGGATAAGATACAGGCGCAATTGCATTTGCACGGCAACAGTCCGGAAGACCATAAGCGCTTCAAAGGCTATCTGCAGTTAACCGAACATAACGACTATCTGGCCGGCGCGGAACTCGAATTAGCCGCCGACGAGTTGGCGGTAGACGCTCATCTGGCACTCAGCGCCGCTCAAGCCCGCCGGCTTGCAGCGCCTTGGCTGCCGGCGGCAACCTCGGCTTGGCAAGTTAACGCCGGCGAGATCATGGGAGCCGTGCGCATGCACTGGCAGGCCGGCAAGCCTATGACGCACGCGGTTTTTCTAAAAGGCTATGATTTGGGGCTAGCAATAGGCTCTACTCACATCTCTAAAGGATTTGTGCAATTGGACGCCGCCGAATCGACACTACCCTCATATATTGTTTCATTGACAGTGCCGAGCTGGCAATTAAATGAAAACACCGAATTTCGCGACATACAACTTAACGCCGCTTACCAAAACGGCCGCTTGGCAATCGATCAAGCCAGTCTGCCTATGTTTGGCGGCAAGTTACAGCTGGAACCGGCCGAATTGGAACTGACCGGTGGGCCGATACGCTTGATTTTAGTCGTCAACAATGTCGATCTGCAGCAGCTACTGCAAGCCATGAACTACCCCAATTTGTCGGGAACCGGCATGCTGAACGGTAAGTTGCCGTTAAGCGTCGAATCCGACACTGTGGAACTGAAGGACGGAACGTTAACGGGGATAGTGCCGGGAGTCCTGCGCTACACAGGCCCGGGGGACGACGGAAATTTGGCTTTCAGCGCGCTGAGAAATTTGCAATACCACGCCCTGCAAGCCGGCGTGGATTACCGGCCGGATGGCAGTTATAGTTTAGGTTTGCGTTTGGAAGGCAAAAATCCGTCGGTATTGTCCGGTCATCCTTTGGCGTTTAACTTGAAATTGCACGGGCAGTTGCCGGAACTCTTGCAAAAAGGCGTACTGGCAGGCGATTTCGAGCGGCCGATTCTCGAACAGGTAAAAAACGCCAAACCGTAA
- a CDS encoding PKD domain-containing protein, protein MNRTTFIVSAVFTALVSDTSTAFAQTQAHHTVFNDAFANAPVQFPIERLHFFDVQTARQALLGYNYALTAQLDGSVEAIVSGLNGSGLQQPLSVVRANAQSSANAANTLVANNDAETPFPQISLKSKANGQAAIDALGERLPEVAKAYDMSAEKLTEILRTDSSAWIDESGRLLYVEEENQAAAPTVPGPKKSGATDFEQAATVSSTDTFNTIASGTDAFALHSKPGSNRVIYLDFNGHAASSTAWNSGTLNAQAYDTDGVPGTFSSGELSKVKEIWQRVAEDYAPFDVDVTTEEPSADALQRTSSSDAQYGTRAVITRSMPELCSQSCGGIAYLNVFSYYSSSNPDYYRPAWVFFDKLGNGAPKYVAEAVSHEVGHNLNLTHDGNSSVTYYAGHGSGATGWAPIMGSGYYKPATQWSKGEYPNANNLQDDIAVISAAGTPLRADDFADTLANAAPLAGDANAVVQTGVIERRTDLDMFTFYTDGGAVQFNVASGTIASGSNLDISVELLDSAGKVVASANPATSLSASISATLGSGQFYLRIDGVGYGDLTTGYSDYASLGQYQITGSYPKSTVSMMAPTAVMSATPTEGDGPLTASFNGNSSYDQDGSIVGFDWNFGDGSTNATGSSANHTYNTPGNYTATLTVTDNTGLKNSSTQTITVIQAASDANMLVGSTNVTRQLLSGGKSRCVATVTVESAGSIVSGATVYGTWSGSYMPTKGSSKTISGTSSVTTNNAGKAIFYGATLSASTSGTCSFAVTNGEKIGFSYDGSGATSGSFSW, encoded by the coding sequence ATGAACAGAACAACTTTTATCGTATCTGCCGTATTCACGGCTCTGGTAAGCGACACATCAACGGCATTTGCTCAAACACAGGCCCATCACACGGTATTTAACGACGCTTTCGCAAATGCGCCAGTCCAATTTCCAATCGAGCGTTTACATTTTTTCGATGTTCAAACCGCCCGGCAAGCGCTGCTTGGTTATAACTATGCATTAACCGCTCAACTCGACGGTAGCGTAGAAGCGATCGTTTCCGGCTTAAACGGTTCGGGATTGCAACAGCCCCTCTCCGTGGTTCGCGCCAATGCGCAAAGCTCCGCGAACGCTGCTAATACTCTTGTGGCGAATAATGATGCGGAAACTCCGTTTCCGCAAATCAGCTTAAAATCTAAAGCGAACGGGCAAGCGGCTATCGATGCTTTGGGCGAAAGATTGCCTGAGGTGGCTAAAGCCTACGATATGTCGGCTGAAAAACTGACCGAAATATTACGTACCGATTCAAGCGCATGGATAGACGAAAGCGGCCGCCTGCTATATGTTGAAGAAGAGAATCAAGCCGCGGCCCCTACTGTCCCCGGCCCTAAAAAAAGTGGCGCTACTGATTTTGAACAGGCGGCAACGGTAAGTTCTACCGATACCTTTAATACCATTGCATCCGGAACCGACGCCTTCGCATTGCACAGTAAACCCGGATCGAATCGGGTGATTTACCTGGATTTCAACGGTCATGCCGCAAGCAGCACCGCCTGGAATAGCGGCACGCTAAACGCGCAAGCTTACGACACCGACGGAGTTCCCGGCACATTTAGTTCGGGCGAATTAAGTAAAGTTAAAGAAATCTGGCAACGGGTGGCGGAAGATTACGCACCCTTTGATGTAGACGTCACCACCGAAGAACCGAGCGCCGATGCCTTGCAACGAACCAGTAGCTCGGATGCTCAATACGGCACTAGAGCCGTCATTACCCGTTCGATGCCGGAATTATGCAGCCAATCCTGCGGCGGCATTGCTTATCTAAACGTATTTTCCTACTACTCTTCGTCGAATCCGGATTACTACCGGCCAGCTTGGGTATTTTTCGATAAATTGGGCAATGGTGCGCCTAAATACGTGGCTGAAGCGGTATCGCACGAGGTGGGCCACAATTTGAATTTAACCCATGACGGCAATTCCAGCGTCACTTACTACGCAGGCCATGGTAGCGGAGCTACCGGATGGGCGCCGATTATGGGCTCCGGTTATTACAAACCGGCCACCCAATGGAGTAAGGGCGAATATCCCAATGCCAACAATTTGCAAGACGACATTGCAGTCATCAGCGCTGCCGGAACTCCGCTACGCGCCGATGATTTCGCCGATACGCTGGCAAACGCCGCGCCATTGGCTGGCGACGCTAACGCCGTGGTGCAAACCGGCGTGATAGAACGCAGAACGGACTTGGACATGTTCACTTTTTATACCGATGGCGGTGCAGTGCAGTTCAATGTAGCCTCCGGTACCATTGCATCCGGTTCTAACCTGGATATTTCCGTAGAATTGTTGGATTCTGCCGGAAAAGTGGTTGCTAGCGCCAATCCGGCCACCAGCTTGTCGGCTTCTATCAGCGCGACGTTAGGATCAGGACAATTCTATTTGCGCATCGACGGCGTGGGTTACGGCGATTTGACCACCGGATATTCGGATTACGCTAGCTTGGGCCAGTACCAAATAACCGGTAGCTATCCGAAAAGCACGGTTTCTATGATGGCACCGACCGCAGTGATGTCGGCCACGCCTACCGAAGGGGATGGTCCGTTGACGGCCTCTTTCAATGGCAACAGTTCGTACGATCAAGACGGTTCCATTGTCGGATTCGATTGGAACTTCGGCGACGGCTCTACCAATGCAACGGGTTCCAGCGCCAATCATACTTACAACACCCCCGGAAACTATACCGCTACCTTGACAGTAACCGATAATACCGGTCTGAAAAACAGTTCAACTCAAACCATCACTGTCATTCAAGCAGCTTCCGACGCCAATATGCTGGTAGGAAGCACCAACGTCACTCGCCAACTGTTGAGCGGCGGCAAATCCAGATGCGTAGCTACCGTTACGGTTGAATCGGCCGGTTCCATAGTCAGCGGCGCCACGGTATACGGCACATGGAGTGGATCGTACATGCCTACCAAAGGCAGTTCTAAAACCATATCCGGCACATCGTCCGTAACCACCAACAACGCCGGCAAAGCGATCTTCTACGGCGCAACCTTGTCGGCCAGCACCAGCGGTACTTGCAGTTTCGCGGTAACCAACGGCGAAAAAATCGGGTTCAGTTACGACGGTAGCGGTGCGACCTCCGGCAGCTTCAGTTGGTAA
- a CDS encoding Gfo/Idh/MocA family protein, translated as MNQAEKLRWGILGAARVNERLLPAILEADNAELVAIASRRPGAAAETLKKYAPCYPGIHAYDDMEALLTNPDVQAVYLPMANHEHAEWALRAIAHRKHVLCEKPMALSLSDIEAIDKAARNYDVKVMEGFMYRFHPQHRRVMEIIQSGLIGDVRSVRSCFSFMMRPARMYRLAEHVDRGGGAMWDIGCYAIHVIRMFFEQAPSAVTCMAKYADSGADIASSGILDYGDGRFAQFDFSFQRARRCEYEIVGSQGGLKCHVVWQLPGDIPIISWWSEDGRQGEERLPAANHFKLEIEHFSDCVLQDKLPLLSLDDAKANCRVIVAALKSAASGQTVSI; from the coding sequence ATGAACCAAGCCGAAAAACTACGTTGGGGCATTCTGGGCGCAGCCCGCGTCAACGAGCGTTTGTTGCCCGCTATCTTAGAAGCCGACAATGCCGAACTGGTTGCAATCGCCAGCCGGCGGCCGGGGGCCGCGGCGGAAACGCTCAAAAAATACGCCCCTTGCTATCCCGGCATACACGCTTACGACGACATGGAGGCCTTGCTAACCAACCCGGACGTGCAAGCGGTTTATTTACCGATGGCAAACCACGAACATGCCGAATGGGCGTTACGGGCAATAGCGCATCGCAAGCATGTGCTATGCGAAAAACCGATGGCATTATCTTTAAGCGACATCGAAGCGATCGATAAAGCCGCCCGCAACTACGATGTCAAAGTCATGGAAGGCTTTATGTACCGATTTCATCCGCAACACCGGCGCGTGATGGAAATCATCCAATCCGGCTTGATAGGCGACGTCCGTTCGGTACGCAGTTGCTTTTCGTTCATGATGCGTCCGGCCCGCATGTACCGGCTGGCCGAACACGTCGACCGGGGCGGCGGCGCCATGTGGGACATAGGCTGTTACGCGATACACGTCATCCGCATGTTTTTCGAGCAAGCGCCGTCGGCGGTTACCTGCATGGCTAAATACGCCGATAGCGGCGCCGATATTGCCAGCAGCGGAATTTTAGATTACGGCGACGGTCGCTTTGCCCAGTTCGATTTCAGCTTCCAGCGGGCTCGCCGCTGCGAATACGAAATCGTCGGCAGCCAGGGAGGGCTTAAATGCCATGTGGTTTGGCAATTGCCCGGCGATATTCCGATCATTTCCTGGTGGAGCGAAGACGGCCGCCAAGGCGAGGAGCGCTTACCCGCGGCCAATCACTTCAAACTGGAAATCGAGCATTTCAGCGACTGCGTGCTGCAAGATAAACTGCCGCTTTTATCCTTGGACGACGCCAAAGCAAATTGCCGCGTTATTGTCGCCGCGCTCAAATCGGCCGCCAGCGGACAAACGGTGAGCATTTAA
- a CDS encoding HDOD domain-containing protein, with the protein MSASIEKLFDNLHKLPQVPEVVRTLINQLNDPHAELLDIVKTVEKEQVIALKVLRLVNSAHFGLSRKVGSLSEAVLLIGMGQLKTLVIASGLVASVPSLQNFDLRKFWSTSFRAAEYAKWFAARAGVDADVAFTAGLIGGMGKLLIHMAYPSESNEIEQHAKAGHLSRPDVERKRIGFTNQQACAELFRRWKFADELIDAINQSAEPLTWENPSALAYVVHLAQFISYCIDCNMPKETIEQNFPYPVAEKLGLDRDAVDADLCELLLLESPLEDLAA; encoded by the coding sequence ATGTCCGCATCTATCGAAAAATTATTCGACAACCTGCATAAACTCCCCCAAGTTCCCGAGGTAGTGCGAACCTTGATTAATCAACTCAACGATCCTCATGCCGAACTGCTCGATATTGTTAAAACCGTCGAAAAAGAGCAGGTGATTGCTTTGAAAGTGTTGCGTTTGGTCAACTCCGCTCACTTCGGTCTATCGCGAAAAGTCGGGTCGTTGAGTGAAGCCGTGCTGCTGATTGGCATGGGGCAGCTCAAGACGTTGGTGATTGCGTCCGGCCTGGTTGCCTCGGTGCCCAGCCTACAAAATTTCGATTTAAGGAAATTCTGGAGCACTAGTTTCAGAGCGGCCGAGTACGCCAAATGGTTCGCCGCAAGAGCCGGGGTAGACGCCGACGTGGCATTTACCGCCGGCCTGATAGGCGGCATGGGTAAGTTACTCATCCACATGGCTTACCCAAGCGAATCCAACGAAATCGAACAACACGCCAAAGCCGGCCACCTAAGCCGGCCCGACGTGGAACGAAAACGCATCGGATTTACCAACCAACAAGCGTGTGCGGAACTGTTCAGACGCTGGAAATTTGCGGACGAGTTAATCGATGCAATCAATCAATCCGCCGAACCCCTCACTTGGGAAAACCCATCCGCCTTGGCTTACGTCGTGCATCTGGCACAATTCATTAGTTATTGCATCGATTGCAATATGCCTAAAGAAACGATCGAGCAAAATTTCCCTTATCCCGTGGCCGAGAAACTCGGCCTGGACCGAGACGCGGTCGATGCCGATTTATGCGAGCTACTCCTGCTCGAATCGCCGCTGGAAGATCTCGCCGCTTAA
- a CDS encoding putative lipoprotein, producing the protein MLIRHSIVTASAVIAVAGLTSACSLFESSSDSSAGIFNLVSSPLTSSSDSSLTKQERYENDIANYTAQFVESDHGTLDNFRADVGEMAQEYGITDWENDRNTFIGIGRGLKKAKLGRPQISAFSESLTNKDPLKMQIIDEGLKK; encoded by the coding sequence ATGCTTATTCGTCATTCCATTGTTACCGCCAGTGCCGTCATCGCGGTTGCCGGCCTAACCTCCGCCTGCTCGTTGTTCGAAAGTTCGTCCGACAGTTCCGCGGGAATTTTTAATCTCGTGTCGAGCCCGCTTACTTCCAGTTCCGATTCTTCGTTGACCAAACAGGAGCGTTACGAAAACGACATCGCCAACTATACCGCTCAATTCGTCGAATCCGATCACGGCACGTTGGATAATTTTCGCGCCGATGTCGGCGAAATGGCACAGGAATACGGCATCACCGATTGGGAGAACGATCGTAACACCTTTATCGGCATCGGCCGCGGGCTCAAAAAAGCCAAGTTGGGCAGACCGCAAATTTCCGCATTCAGCGAAAGTCTGACCAACAAAGATCCTTTAAAAATGCAAATCATCGACGAAGGGCTAAAAAAATAG
- a CDS encoding YnbE family lipoprotein yields the protein MKLKAAFIAGLVCDTLLMTACSPSVRLEAPEKPIEINMNVKIEHEIRLKVEKDVDALISSEKGLF from the coding sequence ATGAAATTGAAAGCGGCATTTATTGCCGGCCTAGTCTGCGATACGCTGTTAATGACAGCCTGCTCGCCGTCCGTCAGATTGGAAGCGCCGGAAAAACCGATAGAAATCAATATGAACGTCAAAATAGAACACGAAATTCGCCTCAAAGTGGAAAAAGACGTGGATGCCCTGATCAGTAGCGAAAAAGGTTTGTTTTAA
- a CDS encoding efflux RND transporter permease subunit produces MLAALIRFSIRYSGIVVTVAVLLVAYGIYRFSDAGLDIFPEFSPKRVIIQTEAPGLAAEQVEVLVTQPIETSIRPLIGLEALRSESIQGLSIVTATFADDTDIYRNRQLVAERLVSLGQKLPAGIGTPVAVPLSSSSATVMTLGLSSDTRSLMELRSLVDWTLAPRLLAIPGVADVNVFGGDVAQLQIQVRPEALQRFNLDIEQVAAAAAAAAEIKGAGFLENSNQRFTLQVVGQLVTPEQFSSVVIKRLNAGNITLADVAEVRYSAEPPISAAQIMGRPGVVLMVIGQFGANTLSVSKQVEAALAAFAPLFKQQDIRFFPHLFRPADYIETAVNNLAGHLLFGGGFVILVLYLFLFNFRSSLIAALAIPVSLVSAVIVLLEMGVNLNIMVLGGLAIALGEVVDDAIIDTENIFRRLRENQSRLLPETAGTVIQRASLEVRGSVVYASFIVALVFVPLLTLDGVTGRLFSPLGYAYILAILMSLLTALTLTPALCHLLLNKSQLTAAEPPLVRWLKRGYAQQLQWVIGHFRMVMLCGVLACVAGIWGFSRLEHQFLPELREGHFIVHTASIPGSSLQESIRIGQLLTARFLGVDGVESVSQWAGRAERGADTYGSHYSEYEVRLKPLSGREQQRVLDQLRTLLNEFPGINYEANTFLTERVDETISGYTASVVVNIYGSDLAVLDEQAGRVAELMRTLAGAIDVQQRSQSATAMLQIKLDLDKLKFRGITPAQAMTALETAYGGRIVGKSIQGNRVVDVTVTLAPELRSRAASLQQLAIKNAEGERVLLGQIADIRHSEGRYNILHQGALRAQTVTCNVDQRDMDGFIAELKDKLFKQLSWSSDSYPEIIGAALEQAKARRVLIVHALIAGAGVLIFISLALGSIRHTALTLVNLPFALLGGVAAVLVTDASLSVGSFVGFVTLFGITVRNSIMLISHYRHLIEQEGQIWSQATALRGAQERLPSILMTASVTALAMLPVAFDSDNPGREIMGPMATIIIGGLTSSTILNLLLLPAILLNYGRFEPVDEVKARPN; encoded by the coding sequence ATGCTAGCCGCGCTAATCCGTTTCTCAATTCGCTACTCCGGTATTGTGGTTACCGTTGCCGTTCTGTTAGTCGCATACGGCATTTACCGATTTTCGGACGCCGGACTGGACATCTTTCCGGAATTCTCGCCCAAACGCGTCATTATCCAGACTGAAGCGCCCGGTTTAGCTGCGGAGCAAGTGGAAGTTTTGGTTACCCAGCCGATAGAAACCTCGATAAGACCGTTAATCGGTTTGGAAGCCCTACGCTCGGAGTCGATTCAGGGCTTGTCCATCGTTACCGCAACGTTTGCGGACGACACGGATATTTATAGAAACCGGCAATTGGTCGCCGAACGCCTGGTTAGTTTGGGACAAAAATTACCGGCCGGCATCGGTACGCCGGTTGCCGTACCGCTGTCCTCGTCGTCCGCAACGGTAATGACTTTAGGTTTGAGCTCCGACACCCGGTCCTTGATGGAATTGCGCAGTCTGGTCGATTGGACGCTCGCTCCCCGATTGCTCGCCATTCCCGGAGTGGCCGACGTCAACGTATTCGGCGGCGACGTCGCGCAACTGCAAATTCAAGTACGTCCGGAGGCGTTGCAACGCTTCAACTTAGACATCGAGCAAGTGGCCGCCGCGGCGGCTGCGGCGGCGGAAATCAAAGGCGCCGGTTTTTTGGAAAACAGCAACCAACGTTTCACCCTACAAGTGGTAGGCCAGTTAGTCACGCCCGAGCAATTCAGCTCGGTGGTGATAAAACGCTTAAACGCCGGCAACATCACATTGGCGGATGTCGCGGAGGTACGCTATTCGGCGGAACCGCCGATCAGCGCCGCGCAAATCATGGGCAGGCCTGGCGTGGTATTGATGGTCATCGGCCAATTCGGCGCCAACACCTTGTCCGTCTCTAAACAAGTCGAAGCCGCATTGGCCGCCTTCGCTCCCTTGTTTAAGCAGCAAGATATTCGCTTTTTTCCGCATTTGTTTCGTCCGGCGGATTACATAGAGACCGCAGTTAACAACTTAGCCGGTCATTTATTGTTTGGCGGCGGCTTCGTCATCCTGGTTTTATACCTGTTTTTATTCAATTTTCGCAGCTCGCTGATTGCCGCATTAGCGATTCCGGTATCACTGGTATCTGCGGTAATCGTGTTGTTGGAGATGGGCGTCAATCTGAATATTATGGTATTGGGCGGCTTGGCTATTGCGCTAGGTGAAGTTGTAGACGATGCCATCATCGATACCGAAAACATTTTTCGCCGCTTGCGCGAAAATCAAAGCCGCTTGCTCCCTGAAACGGCCGGCACTGTCATTCAACGTGCTTCGCTTGAGGTTAGAGGGTCGGTGGTATACGCCAGCTTCATCGTTGCCTTGGTGTTTGTACCCTTGCTGACCTTGGACGGCGTAACCGGGCGTTTATTTTCTCCCTTAGGCTATGCCTATATTTTGGCGATCTTGATGTCGCTGCTTACCGCGCTGACGCTTACGCCTGCACTTTGTCACCTGCTGCTAAACAAAAGTCAGCTAACGGCCGCAGAGCCACCTTTGGTGCGCTGGCTAAAGCGAGGGTACGCTCAACAATTGCAATGGGTTATCGGGCATTTTCGCATGGTGATGCTATGCGGAGTACTGGCCTGCGTAGCCGGCATCTGGGGGTTTTCCCGCTTGGAGCATCAGTTTTTACCCGAATTGCGCGAAGGGCATTTCATCGTCCATACCGCGAGCATCCCGGGAAGCTCGCTGCAAGAATCGATACGGATAGGGCAGTTGCTGACGGCGCGCTTTTTGGGCGTAGACGGCGTGGAGTCTGTATCGCAATGGGCCGGACGCGCAGAACGCGGTGCCGACACTTACGGCAGCCATTACAGCGAATACGAAGTACGCCTTAAGCCCTTGTCCGGCCGAGAACAACAGCGGGTGCTGGATCAACTCAGAACCCTATTGAACGAATTCCCCGGCATCAATTACGAAGCCAACACCTTTCTGACCGAACGGGTGGATGAAACCATATCCGGCTACACCGCATCGGTAGTCGTCAATATTTACGGCAGCGATCTTGCGGTATTAGATGAGCAAGCCGGACGGGTCGCCGAATTAATGCGCACACTTGCCGGCGCTATCGACGTACAACAACGCTCGCAATCCGCGACGGCGATGTTGCAAATCAAACTGGATTTGGACAAGTTGAAGTTTCGCGGCATCACGCCGGCACAAGCGATGACGGCACTGGAAACCGCCTACGGCGGTCGAATTGTCGGCAAAAGCATACAGGGTAACCGCGTCGTCGACGTCACGGTTACCTTAGCGCCGGAGCTGCGTTCCAGGGCCGCATCCTTGCAACAACTGGCTATCAAAAATGCCGAAGGCGAGCGCGTGCTGCTCGGTCAAATAGCCGATATCCGCCATAGCGAAGGCAGATACAACATTCTGCATCAAGGGGCTTTGCGAGCGCAAACGGTTACCTGTAACGTCGATCAGCGCGACATGGACGGTTTCATCGCCGAACTTAAGGATAAATTGTTCAAACAGCTATCGTGGAGTAGCGACAGCTATCCGGAAATCATCGGCGCCGCGTTGGAGCAAGCTAAAGCGCGGCGGGTGTTAATCGTGCATGCTCTCATCGCCGGGGCCGGGGTATTGATTTTTATCTCGCTGGCGTTGGGGAGCATACGCCACACCGCGCTAACCTTAGTGAATTTGCCCTTTGCCCTGCTCGGGGGCGTTGCGGCGGTGCTAGTGACCGACGCGTCCTTGTCGGTAGGCTCGTTCGTCGGCTTTGTCACCTTATTCGGAATCACGGTGCGCAATTCGATCATGCTCATTTCGCACTATCGTCATTTGATAGAACAAGAAGGGCAAATCTGGTCTCAGGCTACCGCGTTGCGGGGCGCTCAAGAGCGTTTGCCGTCAATTTTGATGACGGCTTCCGTTACGGCATTAGCCATGCTGCCTGTCGCATTCGACAGCGACAATCCCGGCCGAGAAATCATGGGGCCGATGGCAACCATCATCATCGGCGGTTTAACGTCTTCAACCATTTTAAATTTACTGTTGCTGCCGGCTATTTTGCTGAATTACGGCCGCTTTGAGCCGGTGGATGAGGTAAAAGCGCGGCCTAACTGA
- a CDS encoding YdbL family protein has product MRIKATHFLLAGLLSFWLAANPVAAADLAQAKSAGLVGELMNGYLGLVNPNAPSDVKALVNDINAQRRAEYERIAAKNGVSAEEVAKLTAQKVIEKAAPGQFIQTPSGWKQR; this is encoded by the coding sequence ATGAGAATCAAAGCAACGCATTTTTTGTTGGCCGGCTTATTGTCGTTTTGGTTGGCTGCAAACCCGGTCGCCGCGGCCGACTTAGCGCAAGCAAAGTCAGCGGGACTAGTCGGCGAACTGATGAACGGTTATTTAGGCTTGGTTAATCCCAATGCACCCAGTGACGTAAAAGCCTTGGTGAACGACATCAACGCCCAACGGCGGGCCGAATACGAGCGGATAGCCGCCAAAAACGGCGTATCGGCGGAAGAGGTGGCTAAGCTGACAGCGCAAAAAGTTATAGAAAAAGCGGCGCCCGGACAATTTATCCAAACGCCGTCGGGTTGGAAGCAACGTTAA
- a CDS encoding KTSC domain-containing protein, producing the protein MKMHPVKSSKIDVIGYDDATHKMRVSFRGDSSLDFCHVPEAVFNAFLHARSKNRFFKRHILGVFPS; encoded by the coding sequence ATGAAAATGCATCCCGTAAAATCCAGCAAAATCGATGTGATCGGCTACGACGACGCGACGCACAAAATGCGGGTGTCGTTTCGGGGAGATTCCTCGTTGGATTTCTGCCACGTGCCGGAAGCGGTCTTCAACGCGTTTTTGCATGCGCGCTCTAAGAATAGGTTTTTCAAACGCCACATCTTGGGAGTTTTTCCGAGTTGA